The Rhodothermales bacterium genome includes a window with the following:
- a CDS encoding ABC transporter ATP-binding protein: MAHPAVRVDALTHRYGDFQALDGVSFTVESGHLFGLLGPNGSGKTTLFRTLSTLIHPTSGRVEVFGHDPVTSPAAVRPLLGVIFQDPALDAELTVMENLTFHGSLYGLSGKLLADRIQELLGVFELADRAGDRISTLSGGQKRRVDLIRGLLHRPRLLLLDEPTTGLDPIARRTFWDVLHQHRRREGVTMIVATHLLDEAEACDTLALLSHGKLVATGSPAQMKARLGDEMLWIAAAEPDSLAREIASAFGFETRVVGNDIRVAGAAAIQQLPAIYERFGPAITSATVRKPSLEDVFMVLSGVKMNT, encoded by the coding sequence ATGGCTCACCCCGCCGTTCGCGTCGATGCCCTTACCCATCGATACGGGGACTTCCAGGCGCTTGACGGTGTGTCGTTCACCGTTGAGTCCGGGCATCTGTTTGGCCTCCTCGGGCCCAACGGCAGCGGTAAAACCACCCTTTTCAGAACGCTTTCCACCCTGATACATCCGACGAGTGGGCGCGTCGAGGTCTTTGGTCATGACCCCGTCACCTCTCCGGCTGCCGTCCGGCCGCTCCTGGGCGTCATCTTCCAGGATCCCGCGTTGGACGCCGAGTTGACGGTGATGGAGAACCTGACCTTTCACGGCAGTCTGTACGGCCTTTCCGGGAAGCTACTCGCGGACCGCATTCAGGAGCTCCTGGGGGTCTTTGAGCTTGCCGACCGCGCCGGCGACCGCATCAGCACGCTGTCGGGGGGTCAGAAACGGCGGGTGGATCTGATCCGAGGCCTCCTGCATCGCCCACGCCTGTTGCTGCTCGATGAGCCGACGACCGGCCTCGACCCGATCGCACGGCGCACGTTCTGGGACGTGCTGCATCAGCACCGTCGACGCGAAGGGGTCACGATGATCGTGGCCACGCACCTGCTCGACGAAGCCGAGGCCTGCGACACCCTCGCCCTGCTGAGCCACGGAAAGTTGGTGGCGACAGGCTCGCCGGCCCAGATGAAGGCCCGCCTCGGCGACGAAATGTTATGGATCGCCGCCGCCGAGCCCGATTCCCTCGCACGCGAAATCGCCAGCGCCTTCGGATTCGAAACCCGCGTCGTCGGCAACGACATCCGGGTCGCCGGTGCCGCTGCCATCCAACAACTACCCGCCATCTACGAGCGCTTCGGCCCCGCCATCACCTCCGCCACCGTCCGCAAACCCTCCCTGGAAGATGTCTTTATGGTACTGTCCGGAGTGAAGATGAATACGTAG
- a CDS encoding ABC transporter permease, which translates to MSYLHCISALWRREIVKFVRDRSRVFGALAQPVLFWLLLGMGFQGSFSLPGAGEEGVGYFEFLFPGIIALMILFTAIFSTISIVEERKAGFLQAALVAPVSRTAFVLGSTLGGTTLSLIQAILLLVLLPFLSIFPSIPGVLLILTLCVFAGIAFTALGIAIAWRMATTRGFHAIMNLFLLPMWLISGAFFPYEGATTVLQWAIRLNPVSYMISGMRSGMYWPDAAPATLAGIPISLLIGAGFAAAMIGVATWTVKRPLSAAV; encoded by the coding sequence ATGTCCTACCTCCACTGTATTTCCGCCCTCTGGCGGCGTGAGATCGTCAAGTTCGTGCGGGACCGCAGCCGGGTGTTCGGCGCGCTGGCGCAGCCGGTCTTGTTCTGGCTGCTGCTCGGCATGGGGTTTCAGGGGTCGTTCAGCCTGCCCGGCGCCGGCGAGGAAGGCGTCGGCTACTTCGAGTTTCTCTTTCCGGGCATCATCGCCCTGATGATCCTGTTCACGGCCATCTTCTCGACCATCTCCATCGTTGAAGAGCGGAAGGCCGGATTCCTCCAGGCAGCGCTCGTGGCGCCGGTATCGCGGACGGCCTTTGTGCTGGGCAGTACGCTCGGCGGGACGACGTTGTCGCTCATCCAGGCCATCCTGTTGTTGGTCCTGTTGCCGTTCTTGTCGATCTTCCCTTCGATTCCGGGGGTGCTGCTGATCTTGACCCTCTGCGTCTTCGCCGGCATCGCCTTTACGGCGCTCGGGATCGCCATCGCCTGGCGCATGGCCACCACGCGGGGGTTTCATGCGATCATGAACCTGTTTCTTCTTCCCATGTGGCTGATTTCGGGCGCCTTTTTCCCCTACGAAGGCGCCACAACCGTCCTGCAGTGGGCGATCCGACTCAACCCGGTGTCGTACATGATCAGCGGGATGCGGTCCGGCATGTACTGGCCGGACGCCGCGCCGGCTACCCTCGCGGGCATCCCCATCAGTTTACTCATCGGAGCCGGTTTCGCCGCCGCCATGATCGGGGTGGCTACGTGGACGGTCAAAAGACCGCTTTCCGCGGCGGTTTAA
- the rlmN gene encoding 23S rRNA (adenine(2503)-C(2))-methyltransferase RlmN, which translates to MTPTTSLLSLSRTELLGLAPQFGQPAYRGGQLFAWLYGKGVRSYDGMTDLPKTFRAALAERFTLAPLTLEHRSQASDGTIKCLFSIASGRKVEAVLIPDFDEEGDPRRLTVCVSSQVGCAMACSFCATGQMGFSENLSAGEIFDQVWELNKIAEAEYGRRITNIVYMGMGEPMLNYDQVLRSIEGLTHEEGMGLSARRITVSTVGLAKRIKQLADDETRFNLAVSLHAPVDAKRSEIMPVNRSERTDLSALKEAIQYYTRKTGRQVTYEYCMFQGFNDSEADARELVHVTRWAPSKVNLIMYNPVEALAFRRTSETQLNKFIRVLVAGHATVTVRRSRGQDIDAACGQLALRADQMTPAAA; encoded by the coding sequence GTGACACCCACAACGTCGCTTCTATCTCTCAGCCGGACCGAGTTGCTGGGCCTTGCGCCACAGTTCGGTCAGCCGGCGTACCGGGGCGGCCAGCTTTTCGCCTGGCTCTACGGAAAAGGGGTGCGGTCCTACGATGGCATGACCGATCTCCCGAAAACTTTTCGTGCCGCGCTCGCGGAACGATTCACCCTCGCGCCGCTCACGCTCGAACATCGCAGCCAGGCCTCGGACGGTACCATCAAATGCCTGTTCTCGATCGCTTCGGGGCGTAAGGTGGAAGCCGTACTCATCCCGGATTTCGACGAAGAGGGTGATCCGCGCCGGCTCACAGTGTGTGTCTCCAGCCAGGTCGGCTGCGCCATGGCCTGCTCGTTTTGCGCAACTGGCCAGATGGGGTTCAGCGAGAACCTTTCCGCCGGCGAGATCTTCGATCAAGTGTGGGAGCTCAACAAGATCGCCGAGGCCGAATACGGCCGACGCATCACGAACATCGTGTACATGGGCATGGGCGAACCCATGCTCAACTACGACCAGGTGCTGCGCAGCATCGAAGGCCTTACCCACGAAGAAGGCATGGGCCTTTCAGCGCGCCGCATCACCGTATCCACGGTAGGCCTCGCCAAGCGTATCAAACAGCTGGCCGACGACGAGACGCGATTCAACCTGGCCGTGTCCCTCCATGCGCCGGTCGACGCCAAGCGCAGCGAAATCATGCCGGTAAACCGGAGCGAGCGAACCGATCTCTCGGCGCTCAAAGAGGCCATCCAGTACTACACCCGGAAAACCGGCCGGCAGGTGACCTACGAATATTGTATGTTTCAGGGATTCAACGACTCGGAAGCCGATGCGCGCGAGCTTGTGCATGTAACGCGTTGGGCCCCGAGCAAGGTCAACCTCATCATGTACAACCCGGTCGAAGCACTCGCCTTTCGGCGCACCAGCGAGACCCAGCTGAATAAGTTCATCCGGGTGCTCGTAGCCGGCCACGCAACCGTCACCGTACGTCGCAGCCGTGGGCAAGACATCGACGCCGCCTGTGGCCAGCTGGCCCTGCGCGCCGACCAGATGACGCCCGCGGCTGCCTGA